The DNA window CGTCGCAGCTTGTTGGGGAGCCTGCTTGCTCCTGCGTTTGTGCGGGCAGAAGAGTCCCGGCCGCAGATCACACATGGCGTGCAGAGTGGAGATCCGGATCTTGATTCGGCCCTCGTATGGGTGCGCGGGGATCGGCCCAGCCGGATGTGCATCGAGGTGGCGACGGATGAGCAGTTCCGCAAGGTGATCCAGCGGATTCGCGGGCCGCATGTGCTGGAAAGCAACGATTACACCGCCCGGCACGTGCTGAGCGGTCTGCCCAGCGGAGCAGATCTTCACTATCGTGTGACGCTCGAAGACTTGCGCGAGAGCCGGGCTTTGAGTGCGCCTGTTGCCGGTCATTTGCGTACGGCCTCGATGACGCCGCGCAATCTCCGCTTTCTTTGGAGTGGCGATATGGTGGGGCAGGGCTACGGTATCAATCCCGATCGAGGCGGCATCCAGATGTTCAGCCAGATGCTCTCCCGGCAACCGGATTTCTTTCTCCACTCGGGAGATACAATCTATGCCGATTCGCCTTGTCCCTCGGAGTTTAAGACCCCCGACGGCGTGCTTTGGAAGAATCTTGTCACCGAAGCGAAGAGTAGAGTGGCAGAGACGCTCACCGACTTTCGGGGCTGCTACCAATACAACCTGCTCGATGAAAACGTGAAGCGTTTCAATGCGCAGGTGACGCAGGTTTGGCAGTGGGATGACCACGAGGTGCTGAACAACTGGTCGCCGTCGAAGGATCTCAGTAAGAACAACCTCTACGGAGAGAAAAGCATCGCGTTGCTGGCCTCCCGCGCCGGACAAGCCTTTCGTGAGTATGCGCCAATGCGGCGCAATGCTGTTGAAAGCGAGCGGGTGTATCGCAAGATCAGCTACGGCCCGTTGCTCGATGTCTTTCTCATTGATATGCGAAGCTATCGTGCTGGAAACAGCTACAACCGGCAAGAGACGGAAAGTGATGAGACCACTTTTCTGGGTGCGGAACAACGCGCCTGGTTGAAGCGGGAACTGAAAGCTTCGAGAGCCGCATGGAAGGTGATTGGCAGCGATATGCCGATCGGTCTGCTGGTTGGCGATGGCAAAGACGCGGCGGGGCGTCCGGTTTTTGAAGCGGTGGCAAACGGTCCGGGCCCCGTGCTGGGACGGGAGTTGGAGATTGCGGACTTGCTGCGTTATCTCAAGCAGGAGAAGATTCGCAATACGGTTTGGCTGACGGCTGACGTGCATTACACGGCAGCGCATCACTATCATCCGTCACGCGCCAGTTTCCAGGACTTTGATCCATTCTGGGAGTTTGTCAGTGGGCCGATGAATGCCGGGACGGGGAGTCCCGGTACTACTGATCCTAGTTTTGGGATTGACGTTGTATTCTCAAAAGGTGCGGAGAAGGGTAAATCGAATGCATCTCCGGCAGCAAATTTACAGTTCTTTGGTGAAGTTGAGATTGATGCGCGCACGAAAGAACTCACTGTGACGCTACGGGATGTTACGGGAGCTGGCCTATTCACGCAGCGCCTTAGAAATAGCTAAACCATGTTCTTGCGAATCGTTTCCTTCAGCGCCATTCTGGCGATGCTCTGTCATGGGCAAACGCAAACTCCGAAGTCCAGGCCTCGCGTAGCTCTCGTTCTGGAAGGAGGCGCCGCCCTTGGATTTGCGCAT is part of the Bryobacter aggregatus MPL3 genome and encodes:
- a CDS encoding alkaline phosphatase D family protein, which translates into the protein MNRRSLLGSLLAPAFVRAEESRPQITHGVQSGDPDLDSALVWVRGDRPSRMCIEVATDEQFRKVIQRIRGPHVLESNDYTARHVLSGLPSGADLHYRVTLEDLRESRALSAPVAGHLRTASMTPRNLRFLWSGDMVGQGYGINPDRGGIQMFSQMLSRQPDFFLHSGDTIYADSPCPSEFKTPDGVLWKNLVTEAKSRVAETLTDFRGCYQYNLLDENVKRFNAQVTQVWQWDDHEVLNNWSPSKDLSKNNLYGEKSIALLASRAGQAFREYAPMRRNAVESERVYRKISYGPLLDVFLIDMRSYRAGNSYNRQETESDETTFLGAEQRAWLKRELKASRAAWKVIGSDMPIGLLVGDGKDAAGRPVFEAVANGPGPVLGRELEIADLLRYLKQEKIRNTVWLTADVHYTAAHHYHPSRASFQDFDPFWEFVSGPMNAGTGSPGTTDPSFGIDVVFSKGAEKGKSNASPAANLQFFGEVEIDARTKELTVTLRDVTGAGLFTQRLRNS